From Pseudodesulfovibrio nedwellii:
GGTAAGATTCAATTTAATCATGACAGTATTCCTCCTTGGTGTGTAACTGTCGCAGGTTCACGCCGCCTATTGGCGGAGGGAAAAAAGCCTATTTTCCAAAAGGACAGATAGGATAACGGCAAACATCACAGGATGCACAAAATCCACCATGTCCCAGGGCTACAATGTCTTCTCGGGTGATTTCTTCCCCGGCCAACAGGCGGGGCACCACAAGGTCAAAAATGGAAGCCCGGTAGTACATGACACAACCAGGCAGCCCAAGAATGGGCACACCTTCCCGCATGGCGATCATGAACATGACACCAGGGAAAGTGGGCGAACCATAGGTAATGACTTCGGCCCCGGTGGCACGAATAGCCGTGGGAGTCTGATCATCAGGGTCCACAGACATACCGCCCGTGACCACGACCATCTCGGCTCCTTCAGCAATGAAGGCCAAAATGGCATCGCGAGTCATGGACGGATCATCCGACGTCAGCCGTTGATCCATGACCGTGGAACCAAGTTTGGAAAATTTCTTACGAATAACCGGACCGAATTTATCCGTGATACGCCCGTGAAACACTTCGCTACCAGTGGTCACAAGGCCAACGTTGTGATGTTTGAAAGGACGAACGCCGACCACATAGGGGTACTCGGCACAGATGGCTTCCACTTGCTCTATCTTTTTCTCGTCAATAACCAGCGGCACCACACGAGTACCAGCCACGGGACGAGACTGTGTGACCTGCTGGCCGGTGTGCATGGTAGCCAACACGACTTCTTCTATGGAATTAATACGATTAAGGGCCTCGACATTGACATCAAGCAAACCGGGAGAGGCTTCGAAATTGACACGGCCTTCACTGACCTCGGACAGAGTTATTCCCGGTCCGACTGCAGCTTTTGAAATACGCTCCGCCGCCTCATTTTCGT
This genomic window contains:
- a CDS encoding molybdopterin-binding protein; protein product: MKTVHVHDAVGMVLCHDMTKIVPGESKGPAFKKGHVVAEEDIPVLLDIGKEHIYVLNLEKGSIHENEAAERISKAAVGPGITLSEVSEGRVNFEASPGLLDVNVEALNRINSIEEVVLATMHTGQQVTQSRPVAGTRVVPLVIDEKKIEQVEAICAEYPYVVGVRPFKHHNVGLVTTGSEVFHGRITDKFGPVIRKKFSKLGSTVMDQRLTSDDPSMTRDAILAFIAEGAEMVVVTGGMSVDPDDQTPTAIRATGAEVITYGSPTFPGVMFMIAMREGVPILGLPGCVMYYRASIFDLVVPRLLAGEEITREDIVALGHGGFCASCDVCRYPICPFGK